The DNA segment TAGGATTAATCAAAAAATAATAATTAACTTTATAACCGTAAAAAGGCATTGGGTTTTATATAGCCTGATGCTTTTTTATTTTTAGTACATAATAAAAAATAGAACAACGTAATTAGTCTTTGCGAGGAAAGAAGCAACCTTGAATTTAAATTTTATAACGCAATTACTTTCGCAATTATAAAAGGCGCTCAATTAAATACGGGAAATATGGGAAAGAAAATAAATAGTCTTGAAGACCTTGGTGGCTTTGTGTTTTCCACCAACGAAAACTTTGAGTATAACAATAACAACGAACAGCAGGAAACCTTATCTAATAGCGAACAAAGACTTGAAGCTCATCTTGATAAGAAAAACAGAGGTGGCAAAGTGGCTACCATAATAAAAGGTTTTGAAGGTACAGATGATGACCTGAAAGCACTAGCCAAAAAACTTAAAACACTATGCGGCGTAGGTGGTTCTGCTAAAGATAATGAAATTATCATACAAGGTAACTTTCGAGATAAAATAATGGATTACCTAACAAAAGAGGGGTATAAAATAAAACGCGTAGGCAGCTAAATTTATATACCATCCGAAACAACTATTAACCAATGAAAATACAGGAATCAGAACTAATATTAAATCCTGATGGTAGTGTTTACCATTTGAATTTAAAACCTGAAAATATAGCACATAATATCATTTTTGTGGGCGACCAAGATAGAGTTGAAAAAATAACACAACATTTTGACACTATTGAATTCAGTACACAAAAAAGAGAATTTAAAACCCAAACAGGTACATATAAAGGCAAGCGAATAACAGTACTCTCTACTGGTATAGGTCCTGACAATATTGATATTGTCATGAACGAACTAGATGCACTAGTAAACATAGATTTAAATACTAGACACCCCAAAAAAGAGCTTACATCACTTAACATTGTAAGAGTTGGAACTTCTGGCTCTTTACAGTCAGATATACCTGTAGATAGTTTTGTAATGTCGCAATATGGGCTTGGTATCGATAACATGCTACGTACCTATTTAATTGATAGTATCTCTAATACAGCGATGGAAGATGCCTTTATCAAGCACACAAATTGGGATTTACGCAAAGGCAGACCATATGTAGTGCATGGTAGTGAAAAACTAATGCAACTTTTTGATAGTGAGAAAATACACAAAGGATTAACAGCTACAGCAGGTGGTTTTTATGGTGCACAAGGTCGTGTTTTACGATTAGACATTCAAGATAGAGCGCTTAATAGTAAAATGGATAGCTTTAATTATAAAGAGAACCGAATTACTAATTTAGAGATGGAAACAGCCGCTATATATGGGCTTTCGGCATTGCTGGGGCATAATGCTTTATCTTTAAATGCTATAATTGCTAACAGACCAAATGGTACTTTTAGTGCAGACCCTTATGCTGTTGTAGAAAACCTTATAGCATATAGCTTAGAAAAGATTACTGCATTATAACAAAATTATTTTTCAAGTATATTTTTACCCTTTGCATATTCCGATGGGCGCTGTCCTAGTAACTTATAAAAAGTATTACTAAAACTAGGCAAACTATTATATCCTACAGATAGGGCTACTTCACTTACAGGTATATTCTTTTTTTGAAGCAGCTCTATAGCCCTTAACATACGGCAAATTGTAAAATACTGAATAAAAGACATACTTAAATCTTTAGTAAAAATACGATGTAGGGTACGGGTACTAAAACCATACTGCTGTGCTATATCCGTAAAAAGAAGATGTTCATGCAAATGAGCATTAATATATTCTGTTATTTTTAGTAAACGTTTGTCTTTAGCTAGTGGTAACGACAACTCTAAACTATTGCCTGATAATTCAGGCAATAGTACTTTTAAAGCTTTAGCTATAGTATAATTACGAGTATCTTGTTCTAGATTACCATTCCATCTATTAGTAAATAATAATAAATTTAGCAATAAATCATTAACAGGATATATCCCTTCCTTTTTATAAAAATCCATTCCCATTTCTTCTTTAGGGAAATATAAATTTCGCATTATAACATCTTCTGCATTAGGATGAATACTATGTTTTACCCCTGCTGGTATCCACATAAAATGGCGCGCTGGTAAAAAATAAGTCTTTTTTTCTGTTTTTACATACACCACCCCACCCTCGGTATATAAAAACTGGTCTTTATCATGGCTATGATTAGGAATAAGAAGCTCCCCCATTAAATCATGATGACAGTATATACTATACTGATTTGCATCTACTTCTGTAATATAATACTTCTCTTTTTTCTCTACTTTAATCATTATGTCCGCAATGAATAAATATATGACTTATACAAATATACGGACATTCAAACGTTTTCGTAAAATTGTGTCATAGATTATTAATATTAAATTAATACCTCATATTTTTTATTATATAATCATTTTTTTAAGTCTAATAAAATCATTTTAATATGAAAAACACTAGAATATTATTCGAAGAATATAATGATAAAATAATCACAGCTATAGAAGCTACTTATTTTATAAAAGATAAAATGACGGTAGGTACTAGTGGATTTACAAAAGCCGGCGATAGTAAAGCTGTATTACCAGCATTTGCAAAACAGGCAAAATATAAAAATATAGGTATTACACTGATTACTGGAGCTTCGCTTGGGCATACTACTGACACTGACCTTGCAGCAAATGGGGCGTTGTATAGAAGAATGCCCTTTCAGGCAGACCCTGTGCTAAGATCGAAAATAAACAATGGAGAAATTATGTTTATAGACCAGCATCTAAGCGAAACAGTAGAGCTACTAAACAACAAACATTTACCCAAACTAGATCTCGCAATAATAGAAGCATCTGCAATAGATGAAAACGGAAATATTATACCCACTACCTCTATAGGCAACTCTGCTAATTTTGCAAAACTAGCAGATAAAATAATTATTGAGATAAATACTTCTGTACCGCTAGACTTTAAAGGAATACATGATATATTTATCCCATCTCCCTATCCTAACCGTACTATTATACCTATAACAAAACCAAATGAAAGAGCAGGTATAGAGTATATTGAAGTCGACCCTAAAAAAGTGATAGGTATAGTGTATACTAAATTACCCGATAGTCCTGCTGCAGTAACTACATGCGATGAAAAAACTACAGCAATAGCAAACCATTTAATTCGTTTTTTTGAAAAAGAAGTACAACAAGGTAAGCTAACAAATTCGCTTATGCCTTTACAGGCTGGCATTGGCAAAGTAGCTAATGCAGTACTTTCTGGTTTTAAAAAAAGTAACTTTAAAAACCTAACAATGTATTCTGAAGTATTACAGGATAGCACTTTTGAGCTAATAGATGCTGGTGTTATGAACTTTGCTTCTGCATCATCTTTAACCGTTTCTAAAAAATGGTATGAACAGTTATATAATAATTTCGACAAGTATAAAAATAAAATAATGTTGCGCCCTCAAAACATTAGCAATGCTCCTGAGGTAATAAGGCGGCTAGGTGTAATAGCTATAAATACTGCCATAGAGTTTGATATTTATGGTAATGTAAACTCTACTCATATAGGAGGTAACAAGATGATGAATGGCATTGGTGGTTCTGGTGATTTTGCTCGTAATGCTTACTTAAGCATATTTGTTACCCAGTCAGCCTCTAAAGATGAAAACTCTATATCGCATGTAGTACCTATGGTATCACATACCGATCATACAGAGCATGATGTAGATATTTTAGTTACTGATCAAGGACTTGCTGACCTAAGAGGATTAGCACCTCGCGAACGGGCAAAAGTTATAATAGATAATTGTGTACATCCTGACTATAAAGAAGCCATGAATAGTTATTTTGAAAGAGCTTGCGAGCGTGGCGGTCATACCCCTATTTTACAAGAAGAAGCATTTTCATGGCATATACAATATAAAAAAGACGGAACAATGAAACAATGTTGTACCGCCGAAATAGTTTAGTTTTTAGCGTTTGTTTATTTCTAATCTTCAAATTGTTATTTAGCAATTTGGAGATTTTTTGTTTTAATAAGGTTAAGTTTCTTACATATATAAATTTCTCTTACTACCTTTATCCTTAAATTAATTTCTTAGGATGAAAAAAGTAAGAATAGCAGGTGTTCCAGAGCATTTTAATTTACCTTGGCATTTGTGTATTGAGAATAATCAGTTTAGTGATCAAAATATAAATGCAGTATGGACAGATGTACCCGAAGGCACGGGCAAACTCTGTCAAATGTTACGTAATAACGAAACTGACATTGCCGTAATACTTACAGAGGGTTTTATTAAAGATATTGCAGCAGGTAATGATAGTAAAATTGCTCAGGTATATGTACAATCTCCTTTAATATGGGGAATACATGTTGCAGCGGGTTCAAATTATAAAACTATTAACGATATACAAAAAGGTAAAATAGCTATTAGTCGTTATGGTTCAGGCTCTCACCTAATGGCAATTGTAAATGCCAAAAATGAAGGGTGGGATACAAGCAAACTGCAATTTGAAATAATAAATACTCTTGATGGTGCTGTAGAGGGTCTTACCCAGGGTAAAGCCGACTATTTTATGTGGGAACGCTTTATGACAAAGCCTATTGTAGACAAAGGTATCTTTAGACGTGTGGGCGACCGCCCTACCCCTTGGCCTTGTTTTGTAATTGCTGTTCGCAACGAATTTTTAGACAAAAATAAAGAAGCCGTAGAAACAGTTTTAAACATAATAAATAAGACTACTAAAGAGTTTAAAACTATACCTGATATTGATACAATACTTGCAAATCGTTATGGACAAAAAGTAGAGGATATACAAGAATGGCTCGCTCTTACAGAATGGTCGCAACAAAAACTAGATAAAACCACTTTTGACAAAGTACAAAATCAATTATCTGAACTAAATATTATTACTAAGAAAACTACATTTGAAATAGCAACTGTATAAAGCAAAAGTGTTGTAGGCACAAAAAAATGATAGAATCGAAGACCATTACTTTTAAAAAAATAAAAGAAAAGCTTAGTATAAAGAAGCCATGGGATTCTATTATCATTTTGGCACTTAATATACTTATTGCTATTCCTGTTTTTATCATCTTACACCAAAACTTAATTGACCCCGAGTGGCCTTTTCATATTGATAGAATACTCATATTTATTGCTCTAATTGTAGTTATACAAGTTATTTTAAGACTATTAAAAACAGTGATTATAATATGTATATTCTTTTATTTAATAGCACTTATATATGGTACACTTTTCGGGGGGTACGGTTTTAAAGCCGTATTCGAAGATTATCAGGCTATGATATATACTATGTCTGCCGACCCTAACCCACAGGATATAATTATCTCTAAACTATTACCATTCCCTAATAAATCAGAGATTATTGATGCTGTCGAATATGATAATCCTAAAGTGCGTAATTTTGCTCTTTCGGCTACTACTAAGTTTTTTAAAGAAGTAAAAGGGTACCATGAACAGCGAAAAATGATACAGTGCTTTGCCGTTTTTAAAGCAATACGAGATAAGTGGAACTATGTAAACGACCCAAAAGGGCGCGAATATATTGCTTATGCCAGCGAATCGTTACAACACTTTTCTGGCGATTGTGACGATCATGCTATATTAATGTCAGCATGTATAAGGGCTATTGGTGGTACGCCAAGAATTATTCATACAGGAGGGCACTTATACCCAGAAATGCTTGTAGGCAACAAAGCCGACCTTGAAATGGCGAATTACCTTATAAAAGAAGTACTTTTTATAGACGAAAGTAAAGGCAAAGAAATTCATTATCACATAGACGAGCGCGGACAAATATGGCTTAATCTCGATTATACAGCAAGATATCCTGGTGGTCCTTTTATGTCAGAAGAAATTTTAGGTGCACTTACATTCAATTAATGTAAGCTTACCACTCTATTAAAGCCTTACCTTTTGCTTTAAGAAAAGTATTAGTTTTACTAAAATGCTTGTTACCAAACCAGTACCCTCTATTAGCACTTAATGGAGAAGGGTGTCCAGACTCTAAAACATCATGTTTTGTTCTATCTACTTTAGCACCTTTCTTTTTAGCAAAACCACCCCAAAGCATAAAAACAACATCTTTTTTCTCTTCAGATATTTTTTTAATAACAGCATCCGTAAATGTTTCCCATCCTTTGCCTTGATGGCTCCCTGCTTGTCCTCGTCTTACCGTAAGTGTGGCGTTAAGCAATAACACTCCTTGATCTGCCCAACGCTCTAAATTACCCGATTCGGGTACAGGTTTCCCTAAATCGTTATGTATTTCTTTAAAAATATTTACTAATGATGGTGGTTTAGAGATACCATCACTCACCGAGAAACATAAACCATTTGCTTGGTTAGGTCCATGATAAGGATCTTGACCTATTATTACAACCTTGACTTTATCAAAAGTGCAATGATCAAAAGCTGCAAAAATACGGTTGCCTTTCGGGTAACAGGTCGTTTGAGAATACTCTTCTTTTACAAAATCAATAAGATTTTCAAAATAAGGTTTTTCAAATTCATCTTTTAGTATCTCCTTCCATGAAGGGTGTATCTCAACATTCATAATCGTAGGGTTTACTGCAAATATAATTTTTACAACCATTTCTATGCGTAAAGCTATCTTAAACTTTACTGCCAAATGTACAAGCAGCATAAATATATAGTATTTTTGTATAAAATTTGCTTAGAATAAAAGATGATTAATATTACCGAAAAGACATTAAAAGACTTAGAATTTAATACTGTGCTCGAAACAGTTTCGGATGGTTGTACTACCGAACTCGGAAAAGAGAAAGCACTTTTAATAACTCCGCATAGAAACAAGGAGATGTTATTACAGTCATTATTACAAACGTCAGAATATGTATCGTCGTTTGATAACAATAATGCATTACCTAATCATGGTTTTGACGCTATAAACAACGAAATAAAATTTCTAGCCATAGAGGACAGTTACCTTGAATCAGGTGCTTTTAGAAAAATTGCTACATTATCAGAAACGACCAATACCCTTATAAAGTTTCTAGAAAAATTTGAAGAATACTACCCTAATCTATACCAAAGAGCTGTACAAGTAGAATATACCAAAGAAATTGTAAAAAGCATAGAAAAAGCCATAGACAAATATGGTGATATAAAAGATGATGCTTCGCCAGAACTACAAGTCATCCGTAAAGGGATGAATGAAGTAAAGGGGAAAATAAACCAAAGTTTTGCAGCTGCACTAACACATTATAACGGCTTAGGTTACCTTGATGATATACGGGAAAGCGTAGTAGAAAACCGCAGAGTACTTGCCGTATTAGCCATGTATCGTCGAAAAGTGAAAGGATCTATACTAGGTAGCTCTAAAACGGGTAGTATAGCTTATATAGAGCCAGAGGCCACACTACGCTACTCACGAGAGCTGAGTAATTATGAGTATGAAGAAAAAGAAGAAGTAAAGAAGATATTAAAAAACCTCAGTGATATAATACGTCCTCATATACCTTTATTAAAAGAATATCAAGAACTCCTTACAGATGTTGATGTCATTTCGGGTAAAGCAAAATATGCAAGACGCATTAATGGTATATTACCTACTATTACAAACGAAAAAAGGTTGTTTTTTAGGGATGCCTTCCACCCTATTCTATATCTGAACAATAAGCGTAAGCAAGAAACTACATATCCTCAAACTATTGAATTGAAACAGGATAACAGGATTATTGTAATATCAGGTCCTAATGCAGGTGGTAAAAGTATTACCTTAAAAACCATAGGATTATTACAATTGATGTTACAATGTGGTTTACTAATACCTGTACATGAGCGTAGTGAGACCTTTTTGTTTGACCGTATTATGACAGATATTGGCGATAATCAGTCGATAGAAAACCACTTGAGTACCTATAGTTATCGCCTTAAAAACATGAATCATTTTTTAAGAAAATGTAACGATAAGACGCTTTTTCTTATTGATGAATTTGGTACAGGATCTGACCCTGAGTTAGGTGGTGCGCTTGCCGAAACATTTCTCGAAGAGTTTTACCACAGGGAAGCTTTTGGTATTATTACAACACATTATAGCAACCTAAAAATGCTAGCCAACGAATTGCCTTTTGCTACTAATGCAAATATGCTTTTTGATGAAAAATCGCTCGAACCAATGTATAAATTAATACTAGGGCAAGCAGGTAGCTCATTTACATTTGAAGTAGCACAGAAAAATGGTATTCCCTACGGGCTTATAAACAGAGCTAAAAAGAAAATAGAAAAAGGTAAAGTACGCTTTGATAAAACTATTGCTACATTACAAAAAGAACGCTCTAAACTAGAGAAAACATCTCTAAACCTAAAAGAAGAAGAAAGTAGAGCTCGTGAGGAAGGTAAAAAAATGGAAAACATCAATACCAAAATACAGCAAAAACTAGAAAGTTATCAAGAACTCTACGATACTAATCAGCGACTTATTTACATAGGGCAAAAACTAGACGATATAAGCGATAAGTATTTTAATAATAAAAATAAAAAGGAGCTTATTGGTGAGTTGTTAAAGATGGTAGAAATAGAAAACTCTAAACGTAAAAAACTAACTCCTAAAGAGCAAAAAGTAAAAGAAGTACAGCAAAAGAAAATTATTACCGAAGTAAAAGAAAAAGTAGAGGTTATAAGACAAGTAAAAAAGGAAAAGAAACTTAAAGAAAAACCTGTAGAAAAACCTAAAGCTATATTAAAAATTGGCGATAGG comes from the Flavobacterium arcticum genome and includes:
- a CDS encoding transglutaminase domain-containing protein, whose protein sequence is MIESKTITFKKIKEKLSIKKPWDSIIILALNILIAIPVFIILHQNLIDPEWPFHIDRILIFIALIVVIQVILRLLKTVIIICIFFYLIALIYGTLFGGYGFKAVFEDYQAMIYTMSADPNPQDIIISKLLPFPNKSEIIDAVEYDNPKVRNFALSATTKFFKEVKGYHEQRKMIQCFAVFKAIRDKWNYVNDPKGREYIAYASESLQHFSGDCDDHAILMSACIRAIGGTPRIIHTGGHLYPEMLVGNKADLEMANYLIKEVLFIDESKGKEIHYHIDERGQIWLNLDYTARYPGGPFMSEEILGALTFN
- a CDS encoding succinate CoA transferase; translation: MKNTRILFEEYNDKIITAIEATYFIKDKMTVGTSGFTKAGDSKAVLPAFAKQAKYKNIGITLITGASLGHTTDTDLAANGALYRRMPFQADPVLRSKINNGEIMFIDQHLSETVELLNNKHLPKLDLAIIEASAIDENGNIIPTTSIGNSANFAKLADKIIIEINTSVPLDFKGIHDIFIPSPYPNRTIIPITKPNERAGIEYIEVDPKKVIGIVYTKLPDSPAAVTTCDEKTTAIANHLIRFFEKEVQQGKLTNSLMPLQAGIGKVANAVLSGFKKSNFKNLTMYSEVLQDSTFELIDAGVMNFASASSLTVSKKWYEQLYNNFDKYKNKIMLRPQNISNAPEVIRRLGVIAINTAIEFDIYGNVNSTHIGGNKMMNGIGGSGDFARNAYLSIFVTQSASKDENSISHVVPMVSHTDHTEHDVDILVTDQGLADLRGLAPRERAKVIIDNCVHPDYKEAMNSYFERACERGGHTPILQEEAFSWHIQYKKDGTMKQCCTAEIV
- a CDS encoding nucleoside phosphorylase; protein product: MKIQESELILNPDGSVYHLNLKPENIAHNIIFVGDQDRVEKITQHFDTIEFSTQKREFKTQTGTYKGKRITVLSTGIGPDNIDIVMNELDALVNIDLNTRHPKKELTSLNIVRVGTSGSLQSDIPVDSFVMSQYGLGIDNMLRTYLIDSISNTAMEDAFIKHTNWDLRKGRPYVVHGSEKLMQLFDSEKIHKGLTATAGGFYGAQGRVLRLDIQDRALNSKMDSFNYKENRITNLEMETAAIYGLSALLGHNALSLNAIIANRPNGTFSADPYAVVENLIAYSLEKITAL
- a CDS encoding endonuclease MutS2, with the protein product MINITEKTLKDLEFNTVLETVSDGCTTELGKEKALLITPHRNKEMLLQSLLQTSEYVSSFDNNNALPNHGFDAINNEIKFLAIEDSYLESGAFRKIATLSETTNTLIKFLEKFEEYYPNLYQRAVQVEYTKEIVKSIEKAIDKYGDIKDDASPELQVIRKGMNEVKGKINQSFAAALTHYNGLGYLDDIRESVVENRRVLAVLAMYRRKVKGSILGSSKTGSIAYIEPEATLRYSRELSNYEYEEKEEVKKILKNLSDIIRPHIPLLKEYQELLTDVDVISGKAKYARRINGILPTITNEKRLFFRDAFHPILYLNNKRKQETTYPQTIELKQDNRIIVISGPNAGGKSITLKTIGLLQLMLQCGLLIPVHERSETFLFDRIMTDIGDNQSIENHLSTYSYRLKNMNHFLRKCNDKTLFLIDEFGTGSDPELGGALAETFLEEFYHREAFGIITTHYSNLKMLANELPFATNANMLFDEKSLEPMYKLILGQAGSSFTFEVAQKNGIPYGLINRAKKKIEKGKVRFDKTIATLQKERSKLEKTSLNLKEEESRAREEGKKMENINTKIQQKLESYQELYDTNQRLIYIGQKLDDISDKYFNNKNKKELIGELLKMVEIENSKRKKLTPKEQKVKEVQQKKIITEVKEKVEVIRQVKKEKKLKEKPVEKPKAILKIGDRVRMIDGKAVGTLDAIERNKATVNYGIFTSKVAIESLELVEAIKK
- a CDS encoding uracil-DNA glycosylase; protein product: MNVEIHPSWKEILKDEFEKPYFENLIDFVKEEYSQTTCYPKGNRIFAAFDHCTFDKVKVVIIGQDPYHGPNQANGLCFSVSDGISKPPSLVNIFKEIHNDLGKPVPESGNLERWADQGVLLLNATLTVRRGQAGSHQGKGWETFTDAVIKKISEEKKDVVFMLWGGFAKKKGAKVDRTKHDVLESGHPSPLSANRGYWFGNKHFSKTNTFLKAKGKALIEW
- a CDS encoding substrate-binding domain-containing protein; amino-acid sequence: MKKVRIAGVPEHFNLPWHLCIENNQFSDQNINAVWTDVPEGTGKLCQMLRNNETDIAVILTEGFIKDIAAGNDSKIAQVYVQSPLIWGIHVAAGSNYKTINDIQKGKIAISRYGSGSHLMAIVNAKNEGWDTSKLQFEIINTLDGAVEGLTQGKADYFMWERFMTKPIVDKGIFRRVGDRPTPWPCFVIAVRNEFLDKNKEAVETVLNIINKTTKEFKTIPDIDTILANRYGQKVEDIQEWLALTEWSQQKLDKTTFDKVQNQLSELNIITKKTTFEIATV
- a CDS encoding AraC family transcriptional regulator, which translates into the protein MIKVEKKEKYYITEVDANQYSIYCHHDLMGELLIPNHSHDKDQFLYTEGGVVYVKTEKKTYFLPARHFMWIPAGVKHSIHPNAEDVIMRNLYFPKEEMGMDFYKKEGIYPVNDLLLNLLLFTNRWNGNLEQDTRNYTIAKALKVLLPELSGNSLELSLPLAKDKRLLKITEYINAHLHEHLLFTDIAQQYGFSTRTLHRIFTKDLSMSFIQYFTICRMLRAIELLQKKNIPVSEVALSVGYNSLPSFSNTFYKLLGQRPSEYAKGKNILEK
- a CDS encoding translation initiation factor — its product is MGKKINSLEDLGGFVFSTNENFEYNNNNEQQETLSNSEQRLEAHLDKKNRGGKVATIIKGFEGTDDDLKALAKKLKTLCGVGGSAKDNEIIIQGNFRDKIMDYLTKEGYKIKRVGS